A genomic window from Ignavibacteria bacterium includes:
- a CDS encoding T9SS type A sorting domain-containing protein → MKKSKIIIFTLLLITCNISSQIFLEDENFSDKDYPLEILSEGFNTPAFPPFGWSTQIITGTYNWAQASSGAYCNTYRSAFIPFNISPSGQVARLISPVFIPTSTSRDSLIFSEAYCQKPGVTESLEIFISTNSGTTWQLFSSFNSGTLMTAPATSTYFTPTCNQWQNKSIYLPLNTNRICFQAAGGNGNNLYVDEVLVKPSFLSGIPQYSTEVPVDFKLHNNYPNPFNPTTKIRFDITERTNVKIIIYNSAGKEINVLVDSELGAGKYETSFTALDISSGIYFYRIITDNFTDTKKMILVK, encoded by the coding sequence ATGAAAAAGTCTAAAATAATAATATTTACCCTGCTTCTTATCACCTGTAATATTTCTTCACAAATTTTTTTGGAAGACGAAAATTTTTCTGATAAAGACTATCCATTGGAAATTTTGAGTGAAGGTTTTAATACGCCGGCATTTCCGCCTTTTGGCTGGTCGACACAAATTATTACAGGAACATATAATTGGGCACAAGCTTCCAGCGGGGCTTATTGTAATACATACCGTTCAGCTTTCATTCCCTTTAATATTTCACCCAGCGGACAGGTTGCAAGACTTATTTCGCCTGTGTTCATTCCAACATCCACAAGCAGAGATTCACTGATATTTTCAGAGGCATATTGCCAGAAACCGGGAGTAACTGAGTCACTTGAGATATTTATTTCAACGAATTCAGGCACCACATGGCAATTGTTCAGTTCATTTAACAGCGGCACGTTAATGACTGCGCCTGCAACATCTACATATTTTACACCTACCTGCAATCAATGGCAGAACAAAAGCATTTATCTGCCGCTAAATACAAACAGAATATGTTTTCAGGCAGCCGGTGGGAACGGTAATAATCTTTATGTTGATGAAGTGCTGGTAAAGCCATCATTCTTATCAGGAATTCCTCAATATTCAACAGAAGTTCCTGTAGATTTCAAACTACATAACAACTACCCAAACCCGTTCAATCCAACGACCAAAATACGGTTTGATATAACCGAACGAACAAACGTGAAAATTATTATCTATAATTCTGCGGGTAAGGAAATAAATGTTTTGGTGGATAGTGAACTGGGGGCCGGCAAGTATGAAACATCATTTACTGCGTTAGATATTTCAAGCGGGATATATTTCTACCGGATCATCACTGATAATTTTACAGATACAAAAAAAATGATCCTTGTAAAATAG
- a CDS encoding ribonuclease HI family protein: MGKLKVFTDGASRGNPGEAGIGIIVYDESDNIIKKWNEYIGKTTNNQAEYLALIKSLDLIRELKETIQIEFIEFFADSELMVKQLRLEYKVKDEGLKPLFKKFNTLINELKIPYKINHVERKLNKEADKLANMGIDNKNSL, from the coding sequence TTGGGCAAACTTAAAGTTTTTACAGATGGCGCTTCGCGCGGCAACCCGGGCGAAGCCGGGATAGGGATCATAGTTTATGATGAGAGTGATAACATTATTAAGAAGTGGAATGAATACATTGGCAAAACCACTAACAACCAGGCTGAATACCTTGCGCTTATAAAAAGTTTGGATCTGATAAGGGAATTAAAAGAAACAATTCAGATAGAATTTATAGAGTTCTTTGCAGATAGTGAGCTGATGGTTAAACAGCTAAGGCTGGAATACAAAGTTAAGGATGAAGGTTTAAAGCCGCTTTTTAAAAAATTCAACACATTGATAAACGAACTGAAGATACCCTACAAGATAAATCATGTTGAAAGAAAACTGAATAAAGAAGCAGATAAGCTTGCTAATATGGGTATAGATAATAAAAACAGCCTTTAA
- a CDS encoding CoA-binding protein has protein sequence MKLIDEMLQNTKTIAVIGAKKDEWEYAYKVPLYMLQHDYMVFPVNPKLEGTELFGQPVIDKVNRLIDPIDMVLIFRRPEFLYDHALEILQMAPKPKYVWFQLGIYNDSAAKLLEENGFKVIQNRCIMVEHANLQ, from the coding sequence ATGAAATTAATTGATGAAATGCTTCAAAATACCAAAACTATAGCTGTAATTGGGGCTAAAAAAGATGAGTGGGAATATGCCTATAAAGTACCTCTATATATGTTACAGCATGATTATATGGTATTTCCTGTAAACCCTAAGCTTGAAGGGACTGAACTTTTTGGGCAGCCTGTTATTGATAAAGTTAACCGCTTAATTGACCCGATTGATATGGTACTTATTTTCCGCAGGCCTGAATTTTTATATGACCATGCACTGGAAATACTGCAGATGGCACCAAAGCCAAAATATGTATGGTTTCAGCTGGGGATATATAACGACAGCGCAGCGAAGCTGCTTGAAGAAAACGGGTTTAAAGTTATACAGAACAGGTGCATTATGGTTGAGCATGCTAACCTGCAATAA
- a CDS encoding pyridoxal phosphate-dependent aminotransferase family protein produces MADLFQKCFDFTRADEVKKSGLYPYFRPIEENEGPVVQIEGKKMIMAGSNNYLGLTAHPKVKEAAIKAIEKYGTGCSGSRYLTGTLDLHIELEKRMAKFFGTEAVLLLSTGYQTAQAIIPTLVQKGEYVISDKDNHACIVAADLMAKGAFAEFKRYKHNDMDDLEAVLNKVPKDRGILIVSDGVFSTTGEIVHLPRMVELAEKFGARILIDDAHSVGVIGVGGRGTGSHYGLMDKVDMTMGTFSKTFASLGGFVAGSERVINYIKHHAPALIFSASPTPASVAAAMAALEILEAEPERIDRLIANADYMRAGLKAQGYTIIEGVTGIVPVILGVFDKTLVFWRKLFDAGVFTNAFVPPGVPPHLSMLRTSYMASHEKEHLDRILELFNDIGKELELIK; encoded by the coding sequence GTGGCAGATCTATTTCAGAAGTGTTTTGATTTTACAAGGGCTGATGAAGTTAAAAAATCAGGGCTTTACCCCTATTTCAGGCCAATTGAGGAAAATGAAGGTCCCGTGGTTCAGATTGAAGGTAAAAAAATGATCATGGCGGGTTCCAACAATTACCTTGGCTTAACAGCACACCCAAAAGTAAAAGAAGCAGCAATTAAAGCCATTGAAAAATACGGCACAGGATGCAGCGGTTCGAGATATTTAACAGGTACATTGGACCTGCATATAGAGCTTGAAAAAAGAATGGCTAAATTCTTTGGTACTGAAGCTGTTCTGTTGCTTTCAACCGGTTACCAGACAGCACAGGCTATTATTCCAACACTGGTTCAAAAAGGTGAATATGTAATTTCTGATAAAGATAACCATGCATGTATTGTAGCTGCAGACCTGATGGCAAAGGGCGCTTTTGCAGAATTCAAACGCTACAAGCATAACGATATGGATGACCTTGAGGCAGTTCTGAACAAAGTCCCGAAAGACAGGGGCATACTTATCGTTTCAGACGGAGTGTTTTCAACCACAGGAGAAATTGTTCATTTACCAAGAATGGTTGAGCTTGCTGAAAAATTCGGAGCAAGGATACTTATTGATGACGCGCATTCAGTTGGCGTTATAGGTGTAGGCGGAAGAGGAACCGGGTCACACTACGGTTTAATGGATAAGGTAGATATGACTATGGGTACATTTTCAAAAACATTCGCCTCACTTGGCGGTTTTGTTGCCGGCAGCGAAAGAGTTATAAACTACATTAAACATCATGCACCTGCGCTGATTTTCAGTGCTTCACCAACACCGGCAAGCGTTGCCGCAGCAATGGCAGCCCTGGAAATTCTTGAAGCAGAGCCTGAAAGAATTGACCGCCTAATTGCAAATGCAGATTATATGCGCGCAGGCTTAAAAGCACAGGGATATACTATTATTGAAGGTGTGACCGGGATCGTTCCGGTAATTCTTGGTGTGTTTGATAAAACGCTGGTATTCTGGCGCAAGCTGTTTGATGCAGGAGTATTCACAAATGCTTTTGTACCGCCGGGAGTGCCGCCGCATCTTTCAATGCTGCGCACATCATATATGGCTTCGCATGAAAAGGAACATCTTGACAGGATACTTGAGCTTTTTAATGATATCGGGAAAGAGCTGGAACTGATAAAATAA
- a CDS encoding NAD-dependent epimerase/dehydratase family protein: MAKVFVTGGTGFIGSHLIDELLKKNYEVKALIRKSSSTKWLKDKPIEFIEGDLFTDDVLKKALSDVDYVYHVGGVTFAKKKEEFYRGNVDATKSLLEATLKYNPGIKKFVHVSSQAAVGPSFDGKPIDEMRDYFPLTTYGRSKVEAEKVVMSFFDKFNCTIVRPPAVYGPRDYAIYEYFKSMSRGLQPMIGFDNKLVSLIHGVDLVKGFILAGEKEISSSSIYFISSEEYYNWRDVGEITKKLLGRRTVRLTIPHFAVRTTAFFSQVFGFFSPKPVVLNIEKSRELTQRYWICSIEKAKRELGFKESFTLEAGFKDTIDWYRKEGWIK; the protein is encoded by the coding sequence ATGGCTAAAGTATTTGTAACAGGCGGCACCGGGTTCATCGGGTCACACCTTATAGATGAATTACTTAAAAAGAATTATGAAGTTAAGGCATTGATCAGGAAATCTAGCAGCACCAAATGGCTGAAAGATAAACCAATTGAATTCATCGAAGGCGATCTTTTTACCGATGATGTACTTAAAAAAGCTTTAAGTGATGTTGACTACGTTTATCACGTTGGCGGCGTTACTTTTGCTAAGAAAAAAGAGGAGTTTTACCGCGGTAATGTTGATGCGACCAAAAGCCTGCTTGAGGCCACTTTAAAATATAACCCCGGAATAAAAAAATTCGTGCATGTAAGCTCACAGGCTGCTGTGGGACCCTCGTTTGACGGCAAGCCTATTGATGAGATGCGCGATTACTTTCCACTAACAACCTACGGCAGGTCAAAGGTTGAAGCTGAAAAAGTTGTAATGAGCTTTTTTGATAAATTTAACTGTACAATTGTAAGGCCTCCGGCCGTTTACGGCCCGCGAGACTACGCGATATATGAATATTTTAAATCAATGAGCCGCGGCCTGCAGCCTATGATAGGTTTTGATAACAAGCTTGTAAGCCTTATACACGGCGTTGATCTTGTTAAGGGCTTCATTTTAGCAGGCGAAAAAGAGATATCTTCATCAAGCATTTATTTTATATCCAGTGAAGAATATTACAACTGGCGTGATGTCGGAGAAATAACAAAAAAACTGCTGGGAAGAAGAACTGTAAGGCTTACTATTCCGCATTTTGCCGTCAGAACCACAGCTTTCTTTTCCCAGGTATTTGGTTTCTTTTCACCTAAACCTGTAGTGCTGAATATCGAAAAATCCAGGGAGTTGACCCAGCGTTACTGGATCTGCTCAATAGAAAAAGCCAAGCGCGAGCTTGGCTTTAAAGAATCATTTACGCTCGAAGCCGGATTTAAAGATACTATTGACTGGTACAGAAAAGAAGGATGGATAAAGTAG
- a CDS encoding 50S ribosomal protein L25, producing MATVNLSAQKREDLGNSTTKNARKKGFIPGVFYFKNSPAVAISVKDTALNPFVYTSEVRIINLQIEGSEKAQNCILKDIQFDPVSDKPIHFDLLGISENETIKVEVPIKLVGAPIGVRDGGIIQHVLHSLEVECLPANIPAHIDVEIGALAIGDAIHIGDLKIESVEIHGNPTSTIVAVVPPAVEKVEGAAAEGETAAAEPEVIAKGKKDEEEGDKK from the coding sequence ATGGCTACAGTGAATTTATCTGCTCAGAAAAGAGAAGACCTGGGCAACTCAACTACTAAGAATGCAAGGAAAAAGGGTTTTATTCCCGGTGTATTTTATTTTAAGAATTCACCCGCAGTTGCAATCAGCGTAAAAGATACTGCTTTAAATCCTTTCGTTTATACATCGGAAGTTAGAATTATAAATCTTCAGATAGAAGGTTCTGAAAAAGCGCAGAACTGTATTTTAAAAGATATCCAGTTCGATCCGGTAAGCGATAAGCCGATCCATTTTGATCTCCTTGGAATTTCTGAAAATGAAACTATCAAAGTTGAAGTTCCAATAAAGCTTGTTGGCGCGCCTATTGGCGTAAGAGACGGCGGAATTATTCAGCATGTGCTGCATTCACTTGAAGTAGAATGTTTGCCCGCAAACATTCCCGCTCACATTGATGTTGAGATCGGTGCATTGGCTATAGGCGACGCAATACATATCGGTGATCTGAAAATTGAAAGCGTTGAAATTCACGGTAACCCCACTTCAACAATTGTTGCGGTTGTTCCGCCTGCAGTTGAAAAAGTTGAAGGCGCTGCTGCAGAAGGTGAAACTGCTGCTGCTGAACCGGAAGTTATTGCTAAAGGCAAGAAAGACGAAGAAGAAGGCGACAAGAAGTAA
- a CDS encoding aminoacyl-tRNA hydrolase — protein MYLIAGLGNPGARYHNTRHNAGFFVIDKLAEFFKIESFEFEDNYLYAVTDHKDANGEAKQVVLMKPLTYMNLSGQAVKNFYQKYEISKENILIIYDDVNIDLGVLRMRPSGSDGGQNGIKSVMYEMETDEIPRLRFGIRSGAEFESRRLEEGFSLADYVLSGFEENELELLDISVNAAKDAALSFVESGIKETMNRFNRSVTEQKGLPNGNPGKNGTETKGENNTN, from the coding sequence TTGTATTTAATAGCAGGATTAGGAAACCCGGGAGCCAGGTATCATAACACAAGGCACAATGCCGGGTTTTTTGTTATAGATAAATTAGCGGAGTTCTTTAAAATAGAATCTTTTGAGTTTGAAGACAATTACCTTTATGCAGTAACTGATCATAAAGATGCAAACGGTGAGGCCAAACAGGTTGTTTTAATGAAACCTCTTACATATATGAACCTGAGCGGACAGGCTGTAAAGAATTTTTACCAAAAGTACGAAATTTCGAAAGAAAACATCCTTATTATTTATGATGATGTTAATATTGATCTGGGTGTGTTAAGGATGCGGCCGTCAGGTTCTGACGGCGGACAAAACGGGATAAAATCCGTTATGTATGAAATGGAAACAGATGAAATACCCCGGCTAAGGTTCGGTATCAGGTCGGGAGCTGAATTTGAATCCAGGCGCTTAGAAGAAGGATTTTCGCTGGCCGATTATGTTCTTTCAGGTTTTGAGGAAAATGAGCTCGAATTGCTTGATATTTCTGTTAATGCGGCAAAAGATGCTGCTTTAAGCTTTGTTGAATCAGGTATTAAAGAAACCATGAACCGCTTCAACCGAAGCGTTACTGAGCAGAAAGGCTTACCTAACGGGAATCCCGGTAAAAACGGAACTGAAACAAAAGGAGAAAATAATACAAACTAA
- a CDS encoding sodium-translocating pyrophosphatase → MKKNIILSTLLFLLSSVTAFASEADLKIPELSASQNNLLLIGIAVCGIGLLFGIMQFLKVKKLRAHQSMLDVAQIIYETCKTYLSQQGKFLAILFAFIAACIAFYFGVLNHTGALGVALILMWTVIGILGSYGVAKFGIRMNTLANSRMAFASLERKPIKLLNIPLDAGMSIGVMLICVELIMMLIILLFVPREYAGASFIGFAIGESLGASALRIAGGIFTKIADIGSDLMKIVFKIKEDDPRNPGVIADCTGDNAGDSVGPTADGFETYGVTGVALISFIVLAIPDVMFQTELLTWIFVMRILMIITSIGSFYINGIWAKAKYGKDEDIDFEKPLTSLVWITSIFSIIVTFVISKIMIGHLPDNLWMTLSIIISCGTLGAALIPEFTKIFTSPKSKHVNEVVTASREGGSSLTILSGLVAGNFSAFWTGMVFFILMLIAYFASLSIPGAMIPAYASIFAFGLVAFGMLGMGPVTIAVDSYGPVTDNAQSIYELSLIESKPGISEEIQRDFGFKPDFEKAKHYLEANDGAGNTFKATAKPVLIGTAVVGATTMIFSLILVIKNTLGIQPEAILSILNPYSILGFICGGAIIYWFTGASTQAVTTGAYRAVEYIKKNINLDENASMSASTEKSKEVVKICTQYAQTGMFNIFIAIFSFALAFAFFSAPGKTNEPVSFFISFLISIAVFGLFQAMFMANAGGAWDNAKKVVEVDLKEKNTPLHDATVVGDTVGDPFKDTSSVALNPIIKFTTLFGLLAMEMAITESFRATAPYVGGLFFLIAIYFVWRSFYKMRITAKA, encoded by the coding sequence ATGAAGAAAAACATAATACTAAGTACTTTGTTATTTCTGTTAAGCTCGGTCACAGCCTTCGCAAGCGAAGCCGATCTTAAGATCCCCGAATTAAGTGCATCACAGAATAACCTGCTTCTTATCGGTATCGCAGTCTGCGGTATCGGTCTTCTTTTCGGAATTATGCAGTTCCTGAAAGTAAAAAAGTTAAGAGCTCATCAAAGCATGCTTGATGTTGCCCAGATCATTTACGAAACATGTAAAACATATTTAAGCCAGCAGGGTAAGTTCCTCGCTATTTTATTCGCATTTATAGCAGCATGTATAGCGTTTTATTTTGGTGTGCTTAACCATACCGGCGCCCTTGGCGTTGCTCTGATCTTAATGTGGACAGTTATCGGAATTCTTGGTTCTTACGGTGTTGCCAAGTTCGGAATCAGAATGAACACTCTTGCAAACAGCCGTATGGCGTTTGCATCACTTGAAAGAAAACCTATAAAGCTTCTTAATATTCCACTAGATGCGGGTATGAGCATTGGTGTTATGCTTATCTGCGTTGAGCTTATTATGATGCTTATCATACTTCTGTTTGTACCCCGTGAATATGCCGGCGCAAGCTTTATCGGATTTGCTATCGGTGAATCACTCGGCGCATCTGCACTCAGAATCGCCGGCGGTATCTTTACTAAGATAGCTGATATCGGTTCTGACTTAATGAAAATTGTTTTCAAGATCAAAGAAGATGATCCGCGCAACCCCGGTGTTATTGCGGATTGTACCGGTGATAATGCAGGCGATTCAGTTGGACCCACGGCAGATGGTTTTGAAACATATGGTGTAACAGGCGTTGCACTTATCAGCTTTATAGTGCTTGCTATCCCCGATGTAATGTTCCAGACAGAATTATTAACATGGATCTTTGTGATGAGAATTCTTATGATCATCACTTCTATAGGCTCATTTTATATTAACGGTATCTGGGCTAAAGCCAAATACGGCAAAGATGAAGATATAGATTTTGAAAAACCCTTAACATCACTTGTATGGATCACTTCAATTTTTTCAATCATAGTTACATTCGTTATCAGCAAAATAATGATCGGTCATTTGCCCGATAATTTATGGATGACCCTTTCAATTATTATCAGCTGCGGAACACTTGGAGCTGCGCTTATTCCTGAATTTACAAAGATATTCACATCTCCAAAAAGCAAACATGTAAACGAAGTCGTTACCGCGTCCCGCGAAGGCGGCTCATCACTCACAATATTATCCGGTTTGGTTGCGGGTAATTTTTCGGCATTCTGGACAGGAATGGTATTTTTTATACTGATGCTTATAGCATACTTTGCTTCGCTTTCAATTCCGGGGGCTATGATCCCGGCTTATGCATCAATTTTCGCGTTTGGCCTTGTAGCGTTTGGAATGCTTGGTATGGGTCCCGTTACAATTGCAGTAGATAGTTACGGTCCTGTAACGGATAATGCACAGTCAATTTATGAGCTTTCACTTATTGAATCTAAACCCGGAATTTCAGAAGAAATTCAGAGAGATTTCGGATTTAAACCGGATTTTGAGAAAGCTAAACATTACCTAGAAGCAAATGATGGCGCAGGCAATACATTTAAAGCTACAGCTAAGCCTGTGCTTATAGGTACTGCAGTAGTTGGCGCTACAACAATGATATTTTCACTTATTCTTGTGATCAAAAATACTCTTGGCATTCAGCCGGAGGCAATATTAAGTATTCTTAATCCGTATTCCATTCTTGGATTTATCTGCGGAGGCGCAATTATATACTGGTTCACCGGTGCTTCAACACAGGCAGTTACAACAGGTGCATACAGGGCTGTTGAATACATCAAAAAGAACATCAATCTTGATGAAAATGCAAGCATGAGCGCATCCACTGAAAAATCAAAAGAAGTAGTTAAAATATGTACTCAATATGCCCAGACAGGTATGTTCAATATATTTATCGCAATATTCTCATTTGCGCTTGCCTTCGCGTTCTTTTCAGCGCCGGGCAAAACAAATGAGCCGGTTTCCTTCTTCATCAGCTTCCTGATCTCAATCGCTGTATTCGGCCTGTTCCAGGCAATGTTCATGGCTAATGCCGGCGGCGCTTGGGATAATGCGAAGAAAGTTGTTGAAGTTGACCTGAAAGAAAAGAACACTCCGCTTCACGATGCTACAGTAGTAGGTGATACAGTGGGTGATCCGTTCAAAGATACATCATCAGTTGCCTTGAACCCGATCATTAAATTTACAACACTGTTCGGTCTCCTGGCTATGGAAATGGCTATTACTGAATCATTCAGAGCTACAGCTCCTTACGTTGGCGGATTATTCTTCCTCATCGCTATATACTTCGTATGGCGTTCATTCTACAAGATGAGAATCACCGCAAAGGCATAA
- a CDS encoding DUF2089 domain-containing protein has protein sequence MSYKLINSCPVCSSAMKATRLSCNTCGTVIENDFSLSKFDRLSEDQLAFAEIFIKNSGSIKDVEKEMGISYPTVKGKLNDLIKAFGYNIEAEKPEKSPSVIDLLERGEITPEEALKKINENK, from the coding sequence ATGTCATATAAGTTAATAAATAGCTGCCCGGTATGTTCATCAGCAATGAAGGCAACCCGGTTAAGCTGCAATACATGCGGAACAGTAATAGAAAATGATTTTTCCCTTTCTAAGTTTGACCGGCTAAGTGAAGATCAACTGGCTTTTGCAGAGATCTTTATTAAAAACAGCGGGAGCATCAAAGATGTGGAAAAAGAGATGGGGATATCTTATCCAACAGTAAAGGGTAAACTGAATGACCTGATAAAAGCGTTTGGCTATAATATTGAAGCTGAAAAGCCGGAAAAATCCCCTTCTGTAATAGACCTGCTTGAGCGCGGAGAAATTACCCCGGAAGAGGCTTTGAAAAAAATTAATGAAAATAAATAA
- a CDS encoding transcriptional regulator, which yields MTDFNYHEIDDVIHSRIRTAIMAVLISVDEAEFTFIREKINATDGNLSVHLKKLEDNNYISVKKEFIDRKPVTRYKITETGRKAFEDYIKKLESIIKR from the coding sequence ATGACTGATTTTAATTACCATGAAATAGACGATGTTATACATTCACGTATAAGAACCGCTATTATGGCGGTGCTAATCAGCGTTGATGAAGCTGAATTTACGTTCATTCGTGAAAAAATTAACGCAACAGACGGCAATCTAAGCGTACATTTAAAAAAGCTTGAAGACAATAATTATATTTCCGTAAAGAAAGAGTTTATTGACCGCAAGCCCGTTACAAGGTATAAGATAACAGAAACAGGAAGAAAAGCATTTGAAGATTATATCAAAAAACTTGAAAGTATAATAAAAAGATAG